A section of the Dehalobacter sp. DCM genome encodes:
- a CDS encoding FAD-dependent oxidoreductase, whose protein sequence is MSTDKYQAIVVGGGPAGLAAAYRLAEQGAEVVLIERGDYCGSKNLSGGVLYSRVLDQLIPGYWEDAVIERPITNYLTTLMTKDDYFNLEYKSKSLAATPYNAVTVLRGKFDRWLADKAEEAGVMMVTGIKVEKLLKEGNRIVGVSTGDEEMLADVVILADGINSFLAKEAGLRGNIHLDHLAVGAKALIELPAEVIEERFHLNSQEGAAYAILGQATYGVAGGGFFYTNRDSLSIGVVMRLDDLVKAKVKPADALDDLLEHPMVAPLVKDGKMVEYGAHLTGEGGFKMVPAKLYGEGYLIVGDAAGFTINSGLVIRGMDLAIGSGIAAADAVLEAQKKGDYSDASLSAYSRNLENSFVMKDLKLYAKAPDFMESDRLYKKYASMVNQLFGDIYTHDLTPKERLMKTAVKSMKDNGISMLDLIKDGWKGVKAL, encoded by the coding sequence ATGAGTACGGATAAATATCAGGCCATCGTCGTTGGCGGAGGACCGGCAGGTCTCGCCGCAGCATATAGGTTGGCTGAGCAAGGCGCGGAGGTTGTCTTGATCGAAAGAGGCGACTACTGCGGCAGCAAGAACTTAAGCGGCGGTGTACTTTACAGCAGAGTCTTGGATCAGCTCATACCGGGATACTGGGAAGATGCGGTGATCGAAAGGCCAATCACAAACTATCTCACCACCCTGATGACCAAAGATGATTATTTTAATCTGGAATACAAAAGCAAAAGCCTCGCCGCCACGCCGTATAATGCCGTCACGGTGTTGAGGGGGAAATTTGACCGTTGGCTGGCGGATAAGGCAGAAGAAGCCGGCGTCATGATGGTCACAGGAATTAAAGTCGAGAAGTTACTGAAAGAAGGTAACCGCATCGTGGGTGTTAGCACCGGCGATGAAGAAATGTTGGCCGATGTTGTGATTTTGGCTGACGGGATTAATTCTTTTTTAGCCAAAGAAGCGGGGTTACGCGGAAATATCCACTTGGACCATCTGGCCGTTGGCGCGAAAGCGCTCATTGAACTTCCCGCGGAAGTAATTGAAGAACGATTTCACTTAAACAGCCAGGAAGGTGCTGCTTACGCCATTTTAGGCCAAGCCACGTATGGCGTTGCCGGCGGCGGATTCTTCTATACCAACCGGGATAGTCTGTCCATTGGGGTTGTTATGCGTCTGGATGACCTGGTCAAAGCGAAAGTCAAGCCTGCGGATGCCTTGGATGATTTACTGGAGCACCCCATGGTGGCACCATTGGTAAAGGACGGGAAAATGGTGGAGTATGGCGCGCACCTTACCGGTGAAGGCGGCTTTAAGATGGTGCCGGCAAAGCTGTATGGTGAAGGATACCTGATCGTCGGTGATGCAGCCGGCTTTACCATTAATAGCGGTCTGGTGATCAGAGGGATGGATCTGGCAATCGGTTCGGGAATCGCAGCAGCTGATGCTGTCCTTGAAGCCCAGAAGAAAGGCGATTATTCCGACGCGTCGCTGAGTGCCTACAGCCGGAATTTAGAAAACAGCTTTGTCATGAAAGATTTGAAGCTATATGCCAAGGCACCCGACTTTATGGAAAGTGACAGACTGTATAAAAAATATGCATCCATGGTTAATCAGTTGTTTGGAGACATCTATACCCATGATTTAACGCCGAAAGAACGTCTGATGAAAACGGCCGTGAAGTCGATGAAGGATAACGGCATTTCCATGCTGGATCTGATCAAAGACGGCTGGAAGGGAGTGAAAGCCCTATGA
- a CDS encoding electron transfer flavoprotein subunit alpha/FixB family protein: MAGMKNIWVFADKKDAILELCAGGRTLGDKVTALVIAPRTDAEQVIAGGADQVYWLGDKQDGKLIEDYFAAIFDLIQTQKPDVVLLGTTKRCKLMAGRLAARLGTSALMDVMEFSATDNGLQAKRMVYGGAAVRTESSAADLTIATVGPGVFEKLPEDSGRQGTIEDVAAAAGSAITCVEKRPKVGESVNLAAAKRVVAVGRGIANKEDLKMIEELAGLLGAEIGCSRPLAEGVDWLPRERYIGVSGVMFKPDLYIGIGISGQIQHMVGCNQAKTIVAINKDKAAPIFQQADYGIVGDLYKAIPALIEVLKK; the protein is encoded by the coding sequence ATGGCTGGAATGAAAAATATATGGGTATTTGCAGATAAAAAGGACGCGATACTGGAATTATGTGCAGGAGGCCGTACGTTGGGTGATAAAGTCACCGCGTTGGTTATAGCGCCCCGCACCGATGCAGAGCAAGTTATCGCCGGAGGAGCAGACCAAGTCTATTGGTTAGGGGATAAACAGGACGGCAAATTGATCGAGGATTATTTTGCCGCCATTTTTGATCTGATTCAGACCCAAAAACCCGATGTCGTATTATTAGGCACCACGAAACGGTGTAAATTGATGGCTGGCCGTCTCGCCGCCCGCTTGGGAACTTCTGCTTTGATGGATGTCATGGAATTCAGCGCAACGGACAACGGCCTCCAGGCGAAACGCATGGTTTACGGGGGGGCGGCCGTTCGGACGGAGTCAAGCGCTGCTGATCTGACCATTGCCACGGTAGGACCTGGTGTTTTTGAGAAACTGCCGGAGGACAGCGGACGTCAGGGAACAATTGAAGACGTTGCTGCAGCGGCTGGTTCCGCCATTACCTGTGTCGAAAAACGCCCGAAAGTCGGCGAGTCGGTCAACCTGGCTGCAGCGAAACGCGTTGTTGCTGTCGGTCGTGGTATTGCCAATAAAGAAGACCTTAAGATGATCGAAGAGTTGGCCGGACTTCTCGGCGCCGAAATCGGCTGCTCACGGCCGCTGGCAGAAGGTGTCGACTGGCTGCCCAGAGAACGCTACATTGGTGTCTCCGGCGTCATGTTTAAACCGGATCTTTATATTGGGATCGGAATATCCGGTCAGATCCAGCATATGGTCGGCTGCAACCAGGCCAAAACCATTGTTGCCATTAATAAAGATAAAGCAGCTCCGATTTTCCAACAAGCAGATTACGGTATCGTCGGTGATCTTTATAAAGCCATCCCGGCTTTAATCGAGGTGCTGAAAAAATAA
- a CDS encoding electron transfer flavoprotein, with protein MKIVACYKIVPEEQDLIIRPDRTLNWERAEWKIGQYDLCAVEAGMQLSETNGGSLTALSAGTKQLENSKLKKGILSRGPQDLFIIADDALDNADAFQTASTLAAAVNKIGDVDLVLCGEGSSDLYTQQVGVQLGELLGYPVINAVSKITVQDGKLLVERTLEDEVEVLQIPLPAVISVTTDINLPRIPSMKEILAAGKKPVTQWGLADLDLAGKGSATKIDSTLAPEQADRKRILFEGDSEEVIQKLYENLRKEL; from the coding sequence TTGAAAATTGTAGCTTGTTACAAAATAGTTCCCGAAGAACAAGACCTTATCATCCGTCCCGACCGTACACTTAACTGGGAAAGAGCCGAATGGAAAATCGGGCAATATGATCTGTGTGCAGTGGAAGCCGGTATGCAATTAAGTGAAACTAACGGGGGATCACTTACCGCTCTCAGCGCCGGTACCAAACAGTTGGAGAATTCCAAATTAAAGAAAGGAATTCTCTCCAGAGGACCGCAGGATCTTTTCATTATTGCGGATGATGCGTTGGACAATGCCGATGCATTCCAGACAGCCAGTACGTTAGCTGCTGCGGTAAACAAAATTGGCGATGTCGATTTAGTGCTTTGCGGTGAAGGGTCTTCCGATCTTTATACCCAGCAAGTAGGGGTTCAGCTCGGTGAGCTGCTCGGTTACCCGGTGATCAATGCGGTAAGCAAAATAACAGTTCAAGACGGTAAACTTTTGGTGGAGCGGACACTAGAGGATGAAGTGGAAGTTCTCCAGATCCCGTTGCCTGCGGTTATCTCCGTAACAACAGACATTAACCTGCCGCGTATTCCCAGTATGAAAGAAATCCTGGCTGCGGGCAAAAAACCGGTCACCCAGTGGGGTCTTGCTGATCTTGACCTTGCCGGCAAGGGCAGTGCGACCAAGATTGACAGTACATTAGCGCCGGAGCAGGCGGACCGTAAACGAATCCTATTTGAAGGCGATTCTGAAGAGGTTATCCAAAAACTCTATGAGAATCTGCGTAAAGAGCTATAA
- a CDS encoding acyl-CoA dehydrogenase, with translation MDFRISEEQELLLESLRELVAREAPEEYIKQHDENHTYPSSFIQALTDNGFGMLGVPEEYGGTEVDILTLMLVAEEIAKQGVPTYLYGNALGIDDMLTFGNDEQKAITMEYAKKGELSFSLGFTEPQAGSDSSSLQTSYTRKDGKVIINGHKTFITGASQSPYILCMARNADTTDPNKTFSMWFVPANSPGITIEPLHKLGMNMVPTCEVYLDNVVVEEKDLVGEEGKGFIQLMKNFEIERLMLSAGCLGAAQCAFADAARYANQRVQFGKPIGSFQLIQEKLTYMAIKIENMKNMVYKTAWQKDNNISVKTSSALTKLYCAQSAFEIADDAMQILGGIGYTTDHRVSRIWRDLRSQRIAGGTDQIMVHIAGRAILKEYSK, from the coding sequence ATGGATTTTAGAATTTCCGAAGAACAAGAATTATTATTGGAAAGCCTGCGCGAGTTAGTTGCCAGGGAAGCTCCCGAAGAGTATATCAAACAGCATGATGAAAACCACACCTATCCCAGCAGCTTTATTCAGGCACTGACAGATAACGGTTTTGGTATGCTTGGCGTACCGGAAGAATACGGCGGCACGGAAGTCGATATTCTTACCCTGATGCTGGTCGCCGAGGAGATCGCGAAGCAGGGCGTTCCCACCTACCTTTACGGTAATGCGCTTGGTATCGACGACATGCTTACTTTCGGCAATGACGAACAGAAAGCCATCACGATGGAATATGCCAAAAAAGGTGAATTGTCCTTCAGCTTAGGATTTACCGAACCCCAAGCCGGATCCGACAGCAGTTCTTTACAGACTTCCTACACGCGCAAAGACGGCAAGGTCATTATCAATGGCCATAAAACCTTTATCACCGGTGCCAGCCAATCACCGTATATTCTGTGTATGGCCAGAAATGCCGATACCACCGATCCGAATAAGACCTTCAGCATGTGGTTTGTTCCGGCGAACAGCCCGGGCATTACGATCGAACCTCTGCACAAACTCGGTATGAATATGGTTCCGACCTGCGAAGTTTATTTAGACAACGTTGTGGTCGAGGAAAAAGATCTTGTAGGTGAAGAAGGCAAGGGCTTTATTCAGCTGATGAAGAACTTCGAAATTGAACGCCTCATGCTGTCTGCCGGTTGTCTCGGCGCTGCGCAATGCGCTTTTGCAGATGCTGCTCGCTATGCCAACCAGAGAGTACAGTTCGGCAAACCTATCGGCTCCTTCCAGCTGATCCAGGAAAAACTGACCTATATGGCAATTAAAATTGAAAACATGAAGAACATGGTTTACAAAACAGCGTGGCAGAAAGACAACAACATCTCCGTTAAAACTTCTTCCGCACTGACGAAACTGTATTGTGCTCAATCCGCTTTTGAAATCGCCGACGATGCGATGCAGATTCTGGGCGGGATCGGATACACAACGGACCACAGAGTATCCCGGATCTGGAGAGACCTTCGCTCCCAGAGAATCGCGGGCGGAACAGACCAGATTATGGTTCATATTGCCGGCCGTGCCATTTTAAAAGAATACAGTAAATAG
- a CDS encoding CaiB/BaiF CoA transferase family protein — protein sequence MSTESVRSASLIPEFGTLSGVRVLSSGNIIAAPYAAGLMAEMGAEVIHLERPGVGDTARAVPGEFGVNSFWAAQARNRLSMTLELDMNNEKSKEIFLGLIRQSDIWVESLVWLEKLGINDEMIMEANPQIVIVHVSGYGKKEFGGIPEVCDRPSFDIIGQAFSGYLSLTGVDGGDFSPGKPMLDDYLTSYYAVFGALSAYIRRLKTGKGEIVDLAQYEAASYIMNREFVEYQYSKRLPPRTGTRSDSQPYGVYQAGDGRYVAVGTVGPSTYYRALKVMGLDTDYFDFISCGASYTATQSPKGKELAAKIDEWMRSHTAQEVEDLYNKTKTPAAVVNTVADCLTHPHFLSRDNFVTYIDDNSGKEVTSFDVIPKMKNNPGKVWRGGPKLGQDTENILRTILGFSDEKIAGLHADKII from the coding sequence ATGTCTACAGAAAGTGTACGCAGTGCGTCACTGATCCCTGAATTTGGGACTCTAAGCGGGGTACGGGTATTATCCAGCGGTAACATTATCGCTGCACCCTATGCAGCCGGGTTGATGGCTGAAATGGGCGCCGAAGTCATCCATTTAGAGCGGCCGGGTGTGGGCGATACGGCGCGTGCTGTCCCCGGGGAATTTGGTGTCAATTCCTTCTGGGCTGCCCAAGCGAGAAACCGCTTGAGCATGACCTTGGAACTGGATATGAATAATGAAAAATCCAAGGAAATATTCTTAGGACTGATTAGGCAGTCTGACATTTGGGTGGAGAGCCTGGTCTGGCTGGAAAAATTGGGGATCAATGACGAGATGATCATGGAAGCGAATCCGCAGATCGTTATTGTCCATGTCAGCGGGTATGGCAAGAAAGAATTTGGCGGAATTCCCGAAGTCTGCGATCGTCCCTCGTTTGATATCATCGGGCAAGCATTTAGCGGTTATCTGTCCCTTACCGGTGTTGACGGCGGCGACTTCTCACCGGGTAAACCCATGCTGGATGATTATTTAACATCCTATTACGCTGTTTTCGGGGCCCTGTCCGCGTATATCCGGCGACTAAAAACCGGAAAAGGCGAGATCGTCGATCTGGCACAGTATGAAGCGGCATCCTACATCATGAACAGAGAATTTGTGGAATATCAGTATTCCAAAAGACTGCCGCCAAGAACCGGTACGCGTTCCGATTCTCAGCCATATGGTGTCTATCAGGCAGGAGACGGCCGATATGTTGCTGTAGGTACTGTCGGACCGTCCACGTATTATCGGGCGCTCAAAGTCATGGGGCTGGATACGGATTATTTTGATTTTATATCCTGTGGTGCGAGCTATACCGCAACCCAATCACCCAAAGGCAAAGAACTTGCAGCCAAAATTGATGAGTGGATGAGGAGCCACACCGCGCAGGAAGTAGAGGATCTCTATAATAAGACCAAAACCCCGGCTGCCGTCGTCAATACGGTGGCTGATTGTCTGACCCATCCGCATTTTCTGTCCAGAGATAATTTTGTAACCTATATCGATGATAACTCCGGTAAAGAAGTCACCAGCTTTGATGTTATTCCAAAAATGAAAAACAATCCGGGGAAAGTATGGCGCGGTGGCCCAAAGCTGGGTCAAGACACGGAAAATATTCTGAGGACAATACTCGGATTCTCCGATGAGAAAATTGCCGGACTCCACGCGGACAAAATTATTTGA
- a CDS encoding MBL fold metallo-hydrolase encodes MDIIQVKGNTFCIDTGMTYIPYYQINEEEIILLDSGWAKGERKGIDELLESRGFKVAAILCSHAHIDHVGNNAYYKEKHGSTIAMPSFEALLCSSVNHLKTFYSGQTLTEITEHYGNMICETDILISDEQEKIYLCGVKFKIIHTPGHSPAHICIVTPDNVAYLGDALISHDVMKGSKIPYAFILSEDLRSKKKLYGLRCSKYIVAHRGIYDDITDLITDNIDCYRERAERIYAVVEGAMTKEDILKAAIKKYNIQVNTIYKYAFVDRMLHSYIEYLHETGRLTLNIDHGFLKYSKADHA; translated from the coding sequence ATGGATATTATTCAAGTCAAGGGAAACACCTTCTGCATTGATACGGGTATGACCTACATACCCTACTACCAGATTAACGAAGAGGAAATCATCCTGTTGGATTCCGGCTGGGCCAAAGGTGAAAGAAAAGGTATCGACGAGCTGTTGGAATCGCGAGGTTTCAAGGTTGCAGCGATTCTATGCAGCCATGCCCATATCGACCATGTTGGGAATAACGCCTATTATAAGGAGAAACATGGCAGTACCATCGCCATGCCCTCATTTGAAGCGCTTCTGTGCAGTTCGGTCAACCATCTCAAGACATTTTACAGCGGTCAGACATTGACCGAAATAACCGAACATTATGGCAACATGATTTGTGAGACGGATATTCTGATTTCAGATGAGCAAGAAAAAATATATTTGTGCGGTGTTAAGTTTAAGATCATTCATACGCCGGGGCACAGCCCCGCACATATCTGTATCGTCACACCGGATAATGTCGCCTATCTGGGGGATGCCCTGATCAGTCATGATGTGATGAAAGGTTCGAAAATTCCTTACGCTTTTATCCTCAGTGAGGATCTGAGAAGCAAGAAAAAACTTTACGGTCTACGCTGCAGTAAATACATTGTAGCCCATAGAGGCATATACGATGATATAACAGATCTGATTACGGACAACATTGACTGTTATAGGGAAAGAGCAGAGCGTATCTATGCTGTTGTTGAAGGGGCCATGACGAAGGAAGATATTCTTAAAGCGGCTATAAAAAAATACAACATTCAGGTAAATACGATCTATAAGTATGCGTTTGTTGATCGCATGCTGCATTCTTACATTGAATATCTGCATGAAACAGGTCGGTTGACCCTGAATATTGATCACGGATTTCTCAAATATTCAAAAGCGGATCATGCTTGA
- a CDS encoding sigma 54-interacting transcriptional regulator encodes MMEHKVALLRTREYWQAIEQCKMDFVYNNIDPLSNVAIRREVAESWMRSKQNGVKLDTDHLKYKMTYRQITDIKEKNKLLIEFAEPIIQKFIESDAASPNRSLELYDIHGIFISGTHVKLTDDKIESLIWNEKTTGTTAHDLAILHKKPYQLIGPENYLMIIKNTVCTSAPIINEEGVVLGTLDYVQILGENPWDEYAFEKYSQSMAWVCSMVMAIEEQIKIHKRNVSLREINEKLRKTSEALRITLDFFDEGVITTDAEGIISRVNKEGCKMLKAERSFLEGRNIAEFLQRGSVIPDCLAEKRSVDYIEENIHVNDEVQPYLLSIRPVLKPETTELDFAILRLDYADKINALVAARSGAVAKFRFEDIIGHSESVVRAKKMAQRFAESQENILLLGESGTDKEIFAQAIHNQLYPNRPFITLNCAAMPRNLIESELFGYESGVLTGAEKNGRPGKIELANGGTLFLDEIGEMPYEIQAAIMRVLNDKMVMRLGGKQYRHVQFRLITATSHDLTELAKKKAFREDFYFLLSVLYIEIPPLRERMDDIPLLADYFIEQYTTRMGFKVPRMTQAARMKLLEYDWPGNVRQLENAMIYAVNLAEDQVIDIHHLPKEVLQMKDNEGYWPKSTQSKENTQAAHFSIKDSEKDVILHALDSAGNNIAAAAKLLGVNKTTLYRKLKKHAIQYQQK; translated from the coding sequence ATGATGGAACATAAAGTTGCGTTACTCCGTACCCGTGAATATTGGCAGGCCATTGAGCAGTGTAAAATGGATTTTGTCTATAACAACATTGATCCGTTAAGTAACGTGGCTATTCGGCGGGAAGTCGCCGAATCCTGGATGCGCTCCAAACAAAATGGGGTAAAATTGGATACGGATCACTTAAAATATAAGATGACCTATCGGCAAATAACAGATATCAAAGAAAAAAACAAGCTGCTCATTGAGTTTGCCGAACCTATCATTCAAAAGTTTATCGAATCCGATGCAGCCTCACCCAATCGCTCCCTGGAGTTGTACGATATCCATGGTATCTTCATTTCCGGAACCCATGTCAAACTCACCGATGACAAAATCGAGAGCTTGATCTGGAATGAAAAGACGACGGGGACGACGGCCCATGACCTGGCTATTTTGCACAAAAAACCCTATCAACTCATCGGGCCTGAAAACTATCTGATGATTATTAAGAATACTGTCTGCACCTCTGCACCGATCATCAATGAGGAGGGGGTTGTCTTAGGCACCTTGGACTATGTGCAGATATTAGGAGAAAATCCCTGGGATGAATATGCCTTTGAAAAATACTCACAATCCATGGCCTGGGTATGTTCCATGGTTATGGCCATTGAAGAGCAAATCAAAATCCATAAACGCAATGTATCGCTCAGGGAAATAAATGAAAAACTGCGCAAAACATCCGAAGCTTTAAGGATAACACTGGACTTTTTTGATGAAGGTGTCATTACGACAGACGCCGAAGGAATCATTAGCCGTGTCAATAAAGAAGGGTGCAAAATGCTGAAAGCAGAACGCAGCTTTCTGGAAGGACGCAATATCGCCGAATTTTTACAGCGAGGATCGGTTATACCTGACTGTTTAGCCGAAAAGAGAAGTGTGGATTATATCGAAGAGAATATCCACGTCAATGATGAGGTACAGCCTTATCTTCTCAGTATTCGGCCGGTGTTGAAGCCGGAAACCACTGAACTTGATTTTGCAATCCTCCGCTTGGACTATGCGGATAAGATTAATGCCCTGGTTGCCGCTCGCAGCGGTGCTGTGGCGAAGTTCCGCTTTGAAGATATCATCGGTCACAGCGAGAGTGTCGTGCGTGCGAAAAAAATGGCCCAGCGCTTCGCTGAGTCTCAGGAAAATATATTGCTGCTTGGAGAGAGCGGCACGGACAAAGAGATATTTGCCCAAGCGATTCATAATCAATTATATCCGAATAGACCGTTTATCACCCTGAACTGCGCAGCCATGCCCAGAAATTTGATCGAAAGTGAGCTGTTCGGTTATGAGAGTGGGGTATTGACCGGGGCAGAGAAAAACGGCCGCCCGGGGAAAATTGAATTGGCTAACGGGGGAACGCTCTTCCTTGACGAGATCGGTGAGATGCCTTATGAAATTCAAGCGGCGATCATGCGGGTTCTGAATGACAAAATGGTCATGCGTTTAGGCGGGAAGCAATACCGCCATGTCCAGTTTCGTTTGATTACCGCAACAAGTCATGATCTGACTGAACTAGCTAAAAAGAAAGCATTTCGTGAAGATTTCTATTTTTTACTCTCGGTGCTTTACATTGAGATCCCCCCTTTACGGGAGCGCATGGATGATATTCCCCTGTTGGCAGATTACTTTATCGAACAATACACTACGCGTATGGGCTTTAAGGTACCGCGTATGACCCAGGCGGCAAGGATGAAGCTCTTGGAATATGACTGGCCGGGTAATGTGCGTCAATTGGAAAATGCCATGATTTATGCCGTCAATTTAGCAGAAGACCAGGTCATTGACATCCATCATCTGCCCAAGGAAGTACTTCAGATGAAAGACAATGAAGGCTATTGGCCCAAGTCAACACAGAGCAAGGAAAATACACAGGCTGCTCACTTCTCCATCAAGGATTCAGAAAAAGATGTCATTTTGCACGCATTGGATAGTGCAGGGAATAATATCGCTGCAGCAGCCAAGCTTTTAGGTGTCAATAAGACGACCTTATATCGAAAACTCAAGAAACACGCTATTCAGTACCAGCAAAAATAG
- a CDS encoding LysR family transcriptional regulator translates to MKEQRTSQTALQANLQKTNHELEYSQNPMMKEGSSVDIRKMKYFISVAETLSFTKAAKQHYISQTAMSQQIASMEEELGFMLFARTRNRVALTASGCSLLEDVKGIVDRYERAVQKAKNLRDNAPHSILVAFTDETEREFLADIIEEYQKMNPDNHNAIDVKKIGFMDLNTGMMNDLYDAVIAPSQLFRDIKDIETLRLCSAELLLGVSKNHPKAKQFTIDASEIAGEKILMSARDIGPEMVDYALEACRLDGYEPNFVECDKILSFDAYMLLVEMDKGVAFLPDSPRLPRSSRIAYLKIMNSVHRYNIDLAWKKDRTNPILQTFIAAACRVQQSRC, encoded by the coding sequence ATGAAAGAACAGAGAACATCGCAAACTGCTCTTCAAGCAAATTTACAAAAAACAAACCATGAATTAGAATATTCTCAGAACCCTATGATGAAAGAAGGCTCTTCGGTGGATATTCGAAAAATGAAATACTTTATTTCCGTTGCAGAGACGCTTAGTTTTACCAAAGCAGCCAAGCAGCATTATATCTCGCAAACCGCGATGAGTCAGCAAATCGCGTCGATGGAAGAGGAGCTTGGGTTTATGCTGTTTGCCCGCACCCGGAACAGGGTGGCGCTCACAGCGTCGGGATGTTCTTTATTGGAAGATGTTAAAGGCATTGTCGATCGCTATGAACGGGCGGTACAGAAAGCTAAAAACTTACGCGACAACGCGCCGCACAGCATTCTGGTGGCGTTCACCGATGAAACAGAAAGGGAATTTCTAGCCGATATTATTGAGGAATACCAGAAAATGAATCCGGATAACCATAACGCGATTGATGTCAAAAAAATCGGTTTTATGGATCTTAACACAGGAATGATGAATGACCTGTATGATGCTGTCATCGCACCATCTCAGCTTTTTAGGGACATAAAAGATATTGAAACACTGCGATTATGCAGTGCCGAACTGCTCCTTGGTGTCAGCAAAAACCACCCCAAGGCGAAGCAATTTACCATCGACGCATCAGAGATTGCCGGTGAAAAAATTCTGATGTCAGCACGGGATATCGGTCCGGAGATGGTTGACTATGCCCTGGAAGCTTGTCGGCTGGACGGCTACGAACCTAATTTTGTTGAATGCGATAAGATATTATCTTTTGATGCCTATATGCTGCTGGTTGAAATGGATAAAGGCGTCGCTTTTCTCCCGGACTCTCCCCGTTTACCGAGAAGTAGCCGTATCGCTTATCTGAAGATTATGAACAGTGTCCATCGCTATAATATTGATTTAGCCTGGAAAAAGGATAGAACTAATCCCATATTGCAAACGTTCATTGCGGCAGCCTGCCGGGTGCAACAAAGCCGCTGTTAG
- a CDS encoding TetR/AcrR family transcriptional regulator, which yields MMNGNGKKRMEPMAVVAGSDKDNRQAQRILNAALSCIAVKGYAEASLRDIADEAGVALSQLNYYFKNKEGLFNQVVKTLSVQYLREIESVIQGGKSKKERIHYLVTYFQQMLSTKPELFKLLFDLSSKAIWSESLRSLLTNLFNDMTRIIERLIFKQEDSERPLPLNQEPAVLARVLLGTVLGTSIQAMLAKGQDDVMDSLTAIQGLF from the coding sequence ATGATGAACGGAAATGGAAAAAAACGAATGGAACCGATGGCCGTAGTGGCAGGTAGTGATAAGGATAACCGGCAAGCCCAAAGGATCCTGAATGCCGCGTTAAGCTGCATTGCTGTCAAGGGATATGCAGAAGCATCCTTAAGAGATATCGCAGATGAAGCGGGAGTTGCCTTAAGCCAGTTAAACTATTATTTTAAAAATAAAGAAGGCCTTTTTAACCAGGTTGTCAAAACACTATCGGTACAATACTTACGTGAAATTGAGTCCGTAATCCAAGGCGGCAAATCAAAAAAGGAGCGGATACATTATTTGGTCACGTATTTTCAGCAAATGCTGAGTACAAAACCAGAGCTGTTTAAACTTCTCTTTGATTTAAGCAGTAAGGCAATATGGTCCGAGTCCTTACGTTCATTATTGACGAATCTTTTTAACGACATGACCCGAATTATTGAAAGGCTGATATTCAAGCAGGAGGATTCTGAAAGACCATTGCCATTAAACCAAGAGCCGGCGGTTTTAGCCAGAGTATTGCTGGGAACTGTTTTGGGTACTTCTATTCAGGCGATGCTAGCCAAAGGTCAGGACGACGTGATGGATTCGTTGACTGCGATTCAGGGACTGTTTTAA
- a CDS encoding HD domain-containing protein — MSGLTKLSWNSKTGSNHFDHYLECVGDLIRNDQLYTMADYLQHGNTTCLEHSFYVSFLSYRLCKAWGFDYRSAARGGLLHDFFLYDWHKQKPDSGLHGLVHPRIALKNAKKYFRLNPAEEDIILKHMWPLTIVPPACKEALLVSVIDKYCTGMEVIGSVSMIARMMSEIHSRTIFDPGIPETVYLI; from the coding sequence ATGAGCGGTTTAACAAAATTAAGCTGGAACTCAAAAACCGGTTCCAATCATTTTGATCACTATCTGGAATGTGTCGGCGACTTAATCCGGAATGATCAGCTTTACACAATGGCCGACTATCTCCAGCATGGAAACACCACCTGTCTCGAGCATAGTTTTTATGTGTCTTTCTTGAGCTATCGACTCTGCAAGGCTTGGGGGTTTGACTACCGTTCCGCAGCCCGGGGCGGACTTCTGCATGATTTTTTCTTATATGACTGGCATAAGCAAAAGCCCGATTCGGGTTTGCATGGGTTAGTTCACCCGCGGATCGCGTTGAAAAATGCTAAAAAATACTTTCGCTTGAATCCTGCCGAGGAAGATATTATTCTCAAACATATGTGGCCACTGACAATTGTCCCGCCGGCCTGTAAGGAAGCGTTGCTGGTATCCGTGATTGATAAGTACTGTACGGGGATGGAGGTTATTGGTTCTGTCTCCATGATTGCCCGGATGATGTCAGAAATCCACAGTCGAACGATATTTGACCCCGGTATACCTGAGACAGTATATTTGATATAG